The stretch of DNA ATCAacaagcagctggagaggggcacCTCGGAGATCTGCCTGAACGAGCACAAGTTCCAGGTGTTCCTGGACGTCTGCCAGTTCCTGCCCGACGAGCTCAGCGTCCGCACCGTGGACAACCTGCTGGAGGTGGTGGGGCAGCACCCGCAGAAGGCTGACCGCCACGGCTTCATCTCCAGGGAGTTCACCAGGACCTACATCCTGCCCCTGGACGTGGACCCCTTGCTGGTGAGGGCCACCTTGTCCCACGACGGCATCCTGAGCATTGTGGCTCCCCGGACAGGCAAGGAGCTGA from Corvus moneduloides isolate bCorMon1 chromosome 25, bCorMon1.pri, whole genome shotgun sequence encodes:
- the HSPB2 gene encoding heat shock protein beta-2 — its product is MATRTVPHAYPMSCEYEFANPSKIYDQNFGEGVSPSEILAPALYHGYYIRPRINKQLERGTSEICLNEHKFQVFLDVCQFLPDELSVRTVDNLLEVVGQHPQKADRHGFISREFTRTYILPLDVDPLLVRATLSHDGILSIVAPRTGKELKARVNEVKITQQEQPVGEEQQSEEAKEKEKS